A single Anopheles funestus chromosome 2RL, idAnoFuneDA-416_04, whole genome shotgun sequence DNA region contains:
- the LOC125761317 gene encoding RNA-binding protein pno1, translating into MDVDVAVETIPPVSTLQDERKKKIVKKSGEMRKVFIPRTRKTALKEHWMKIFTPVVEQLLLMIRYNVRQSQVEIKLTAETPDPTYLQKAADFVRAFALGFEVEDALALIRLDDLFIESFDVTDVKALKGDHLSRAIGRLAGKGGRTKFTIENTTKTRIVLQGSKIHIMGSYKYIQHAKRALSHLILGSPASKVYGNLRSVAANQNSQRM; encoded by the exons ATGGACGTCGATGTCGCCGTTGAAACTATTCCGCCAGTGTCAACTTTGCAGGATGaacggaagaagaaaattgtgaAGAAATCCGGTGAAATGAGGAAGGTGTTTATTCCACGCACACG TAAAACTGCACTCAAAGAACAttggatgaaaatatttacaccAGTTGTAGAGCAATTGCTGCTAATGATACGATACAACGTTAGACAGAGCCAG GTGGAAATAAAGCTAACTGCTGAAACACCGGACCCGACATACCTGCAGAAGGCTGCTGATTTCGTTCGTGCCTTTGCACTCGGCTTCGAGGTGGAAGATGCTCTAGCACTAATTCGTTTGGACGATCTGTTCATCGAAAGCTTTGATGTAACGGATGTGAAGGCGCTCAAGGGTGATCATCTTAGCCGTGCGATCGGACGACTTGCCGGAAAGGGTGGACGAACCAAATTTACGATAGAAAACACGACCAAAACCCGCATCGTACTGCAAGGCTCGAAGATTCACATCATGGGTAGCTACAAGTACATCCAGCATGCCAAACGAGCCCTCAGTCATTTGATTCTGGGCTCACCGGCCAGCAAGGTGTACGGTAATTTAAGATCGGTAGCCGCAAATCAAAACTCTCAACGAATGTGA